One genomic window of bacterium includes the following:
- a CDS encoding sigma-70 family RNA polymerase sigma factor, translating into MAQDDRGADRPAEQSRPAADAGPEQVAATVAELYDSLRALAAGYLRRERPDHTLQPTALVHEAYMKLSQQDGLRWNDRLHFFHIASAQIRRILVDHARTRGRHKRGGQFVRVTFDENLVGDDGGFDLVDLDHVLDRLDRESATDRQIVELKFFGGLTEPEIGEVLGISERTVRRRWLFARTWLLRELSRDGGPA; encoded by the coding sequence ATGGCCCAGGACGACCGCGGCGCCGACCGTCCCGCCGAGCAATCGCGCCCCGCGGCGGACGCGGGCCCCGAGCAGGTCGCCGCAACCGTCGCCGAGCTCTACGACAGCCTGCGCGCCCTGGCCGCCGGCTACCTGCGGCGGGAGCGCCCGGACCACACCCTCCAGCCCACCGCCCTCGTCCACGAAGCCTACATGAAGCTGTCGCAGCAGGACGGCCTGCGGTGGAACGACCGGCTGCACTTCTTCCACATCGCCTCGGCCCAGATCCGGCGCATCCTCGTCGACCACGCCCGCACCCGGGGGCGCCACAAGCGGGGCGGCCAGTTCGTGCGGGTCACCTTCGACGAGAACCTCGTCGGCGACGACGGCGGGTTCGATCTCGTCGACCTGGACCATGTGCTCGACCGCCTGGACCGGGAGTCGGCCACCGACCGCCAGATCGTCGAACTGAAGTTCTTCGGCGGCCTGACCGAGCCCGAGATCGGCGAGGTGCTCGGCATCAGCGAGCGCACGGTGCGCCGCCGCTGGCTCTTCGCGCGCACCTGGCTGCTGCGCGAGCTGTCGCGCGACGGGGGTCCGGCGTGA